A genomic stretch from Williamwhitmania sp. includes:
- a CDS encoding type IX secretion system membrane protein PorP/SprF yields the protein MRKFYLLQFILLITSLEVTAQQTPQFSQNMFNQMAINPGFAGSSDMICATAINRQQWVGFAGAPATTVINVNSPFRLFGESHGAGITVYNDKYAFNNDIDINLNYAYRLTLANGKLGIGVAAGFINPSLNPTWKDPEGGTGTGDPNIPQQKESVMSFDLAFGLYYQTDKMYFGLSAQHLNQPALNKAVNPSVLNRTYYLSSGYNMSLPNPSFEIIPSIFIVTDGVSSSLTVNTNVLYNKRIWGGVSYRLNDAITAMFGVELFNGVRLGYAYDYSLSALSGYNDGTHEFMVSYSFTLKKEKPPQRYKSIRFL from the coding sequence ATGAGAAAGTTTTACCTGTTACAATTTATTCTTCTTATTACATCGTTGGAAGTAACAGCCCAACAGACTCCGCAATTCAGTCAAAACATGTTTAATCAAATGGCCATTAACCCAGGGTTCGCCGGTAGTTCGGACATGATATGCGCCACTGCAATTAACAGGCAGCAATGGGTTGGCTTTGCTGGAGCACCAGCAACCACTGTAATTAATGTAAACTCTCCATTCCGATTATTCGGTGAGTCACATGGCGCAGGTATTACCGTATACAACGACAAATACGCTTTCAACAATGATATTGATATTAATTTAAATTACGCATACAGGCTAACACTAGCAAACGGCAAGCTGGGCATTGGCGTGGCTGCTGGTTTTATAAACCCTTCTCTCAACCCAACATGGAAAGACCCAGAGGGAGGTACGGGCACCGGCGATCCAAACATTCCACAACAAAAGGAAAGCGTAATGAGTTTTGACCTTGCTTTTGGTCTCTATTACCAAACTGACAAAATGTATTTTGGCCTATCCGCTCAGCATTTAAATCAACCAGCACTAAACAAGGCTGTGAATCCATCTGTCTTGAATAGAACCTATTATCTAAGCAGCGGATACAATATGTCACTGCCCAACCCATCATTTGAAATCATTCCAAGCATTTTTATAGTAACCGACGGGGTAAGTTCTTCGTTAACGGTAAATACAAATGTTCTCTACAATAAAAGAATCTGGGGCGGCGTTTCCTATAGGTTAAATGATGCCATCACTGCAATGTTTGGGGTTGAACTTTTCAATGGAGTAAGATTAGGCTACGCTTACGATTATTCTTTATCAGCATTAAGCGGGTATAATGATGGTACTCATGAGTTTATGGTTAGTTATAGTTTTACTTTGAAAAAAGAAAAACCACCACAGAGGTACAAGAGTATAAGATTTTTGTAA
- a CDS encoding SUMF1/EgtB/PvdO family nonheme iron enzyme, producing MKRILVLSLLAAIVTSCGPNMSGELTGVPGRSSYAEAPPYGMVFIPQGSYNMGASDQDVAWSVTAPAKTVSVDAFWMDQTEITNNEYRQFVYYVRDSIERRLLAEQIDDFAITEDEFGNEIDPPVLNWDTPIDPGDEEQAAILDSMYYNNQERFYRRKEIDTRKLQYEYFWIDLQQAANPRNRYNFDEKRYSGDVVNIMGEKVPITDRSSFIIRDVVNVYPDTLCWISDFTYSYNEPYTTTYFYHPSFDNYPVVGVTWKQATAFCIWRTQSLNDYHFKRGEPFVNDYRLPTESEWEYAARGGLDLNKYPWGGPYTRNQTGCFLANFKPLRGNYVDDGGLTTVPVMSYDPNDYGLYDMAGNVAEWTSNAYDESAYMFTHDMNPDYKYNAKPNDPPALKRKVVRGGSWKDIAYFLQNGTRTYEYQDTAKPYIGFRCVRSYMPGGN from the coding sequence ATGAAAAGAATACTGGTTCTGAGTCTACTAGCAGCAATAGTTACAAGCTGCGGCCCTAATATGAGTGGTGAGCTTACTGGTGTGCCAGGCCGTTCAAGCTATGCCGAAGCACCTCCATATGGAATGGTCTTTATCCCTCAAGGTTCATACAACATGGGGGCTAGCGATCAAGATGTAGCATGGTCAGTAACTGCACCTGCAAAAACAGTTTCTGTTGATGCGTTTTGGATGGACCAAACAGAAATTACGAACAACGAGTATCGCCAGTTCGTTTACTACGTTCGCGACTCCATTGAACGCCGTTTGTTGGCAGAACAGATCGACGATTTTGCAATTACCGAAGATGAGTTTGGAAACGAGATAGATCCTCCCGTCCTTAACTGGGACACCCCTATTGACCCAGGTGACGAGGAACAAGCTGCAATTCTTGACTCCATGTACTATAACAATCAGGAGCGATTCTACCGTCGGAAGGAAATCGATACCCGAAAACTTCAATATGAGTACTTTTGGATTGACCTTCAACAGGCCGCAAATCCAAGAAATCGTTACAACTTTGACGAAAAACGTTACTCAGGTGATGTTGTTAACATAATGGGTGAAAAGGTGCCGATTACTGATCGTTCCTCCTTTATTATCCGTGATGTTGTAAATGTTTATCCTGACACCCTTTGCTGGATTAGCGATTTTACCTATTCATATAACGAACCATACACTACCACCTACTTCTATCACCCTAGTTTTGATAACTACCCAGTTGTAGGAGTTACGTGGAAACAAGCTACCGCATTCTGTATTTGGCGTACGCAAAGCCTTAACGATTACCACTTTAAAAGAGGGGAGCCATTCGTTAACGACTATCGCTTGCCAACTGAAAGTGAATGGGAGTATGCTGCAAGAGGTGGCCTTGACTTAAACAAGTATCCTTGGGGTGGTCCTTACACTCGCAACCAAACAGGGTGCTTTCTGGCTAACTTCAAACCTCTTAGAGGAAATTATGTTGACGATGGAGGTTTAACCACCGTTCCTGTAATGAGTTATGACCCTAACGACTACGGCTTATACGACATGGCTGGCAATGTGGCAGAGTGGACGTCAAACGCCTATGATGAATCGGCATACATGTTCACACACGACATGAACCCAGATTATAAGTATAATGCAAAGCCTAACGATCCACCCGCTCTCAAAAGAAAAGTTGTTCGTGGTGGCTCCTGGAAAGATATTGCATATTTCTTGCAAAACGGAACGAGAACTTATGAATACCAAGATACGGCTAAGCCCTACATTGGATTCCGCTGCGTGAGAAGTTATATGCCTGGAGGAAATTAG
- the gldL gene encoding gliding motility protein GldL codes for MGFNITEFVQSDSWRKFMTKLYGWGASVVIIGALFKLNHWTGATTALVLGMTTEAIIFFFSAFEPPHEEVDWTLVYPELTGITDEEELKKYRSARNGLDSETIQEIIAGVITATGGVPAAPAAVAQSQPQQIPQTSGGGYNSSGALIFTEKFNQMLEKADIGPELFDKVGKGLNKLSQTSEKLADISNAAAASSELADSMKKASGTVTSFSEKYEQSSNVLNESLNLASETYQKAAGSVAEAGDKFSQGITQTAGSLKNQIDITGKQVNEIITGAAKQVADDMSGAASSLASGYKDITAQIQSDHATVSNINQSYVQQLSVLNKHLEALNQVHEQQIHQSDKYLKDSGELYTGVEKMVSDLQKSIQEVQKLRQGVTNLNQNIDSLNAIYGNMLSAMNVMSNN; via the coding sequence ATGGGATTCAATATTACTGAATTTGTTCAAAGCGACAGCTGGAGAAAATTCATGACCAAATTATATGGTTGGGGTGCTTCTGTTGTAATTATTGGTGCTCTGTTCAAACTAAACCACTGGACAGGTGCCACAACTGCTTTGGTATTAGGTATGACCACTGAGGCAATCATCTTTTTCTTCTCGGCCTTTGAGCCGCCTCATGAGGAAGTTGATTGGACGTTGGTATATCCTGAACTCACCGGAATTACGGATGAGGAGGAGTTGAAAAAATATCGGTCCGCCCGAAATGGGTTAGACAGTGAAACCATTCAGGAAATTATTGCAGGTGTTATAACTGCAACGGGTGGCGTTCCAGCAGCACCAGCTGCTGTTGCACAGAGCCAACCGCAACAGATTCCTCAGACTAGTGGCGGAGGTTACAACTCATCTGGTGCACTAATATTCACCGAAAAGTTCAACCAGATGCTTGAGAAGGCTGATATTGGACCTGAACTTTTTGATAAAGTCGGAAAGGGGCTTAACAAGCTTAGCCAAACTTCAGAGAAACTCGCTGACATTTCCAACGCTGCTGCGGCCTCGAGCGAACTTGCTGACAGCATGAAAAAAGCCTCCGGAACAGTTACCTCTTTTTCGGAAAAATATGAGCAATCCTCCAACGTTCTTAATGAGTCACTTAATCTTGCATCTGAAACATATCAAAAAGCCGCCGGCTCTGTTGCCGAGGCCGGAGATAAGTTTAGTCAAGGTATTACTCAAACGGCAGGAAGCTTAAAAAATCAGATCGACATAACTGGCAAGCAGGTAAATGAGATTATTACCGGTGCTGCCAAGCAGGTGGCCGATGATATGTCTGGAGCAGCCTCATCACTTGCCAGTGGCTACAAGGACATTACTGCACAAATACAAAGCGACCACGCAACGGTTTCCAATATTAACCAATCTTATGTTCAACAACTCTCGGTTCTCAATAAGCATCTAGAAGCGTTGAATCAAGTTCACGAGCAACAAATTCACCAATCCGACAAATACTTAAAGGACTCTGGAGAACTTTATACTGGTGTTGAGAAGATGGTTTCAGATCTTCAAAAATCTATTCAGGAGGTTCAAAAGTTGCGCCAAGGGGTTACCAACCTTAATCAAAATATTGATTCACTTAACGCCATTTATGGCAACATGCTTTCTGCCATGAACGTCATGTCCAATAATTAA
- the gldM gene encoding gliding motility protein GldM: MAHGKETPRQKMIGMMYLVLTAMLALNVSAEVLDAFVLVDQGLIQTNHSFSSKNADAYNEFDKAFALNPEKVKPWKDKADEIRKKTQELNYYIEELKAQIVYAADGKDAAAVTVKNGKVVEVDGDKLLSKANTDAGSRVMLGSDKNGEAYNLRKKIADYRDYLKGFITDKQKFEPLVSSLNILLNTTDPPQKEDGTTRTWETGKFESVPVAADLPILTKMQLDVLNSEAEIISYLLQQIDAGSLRFNKVEAIVIANSDYVLQGNEYQAQVFLAASDSTQDPKIYVGSVDSTITAAGTRDYSIKGNSTELPVSKGIGIYKVRIPKSGVVHWGGLIQLVSPDGRLIKKPFKATFQVAVPSIVVSPSKMNVLYRGVDNPVDISVAGVPMDKIQPLIDNGSIKRVGNAFVVQPGPGKIANISVLATIDNAKKNLGKVQFRIKNVPDPTPRVIGITTRIVDKVYLTAADGIAAEMPPDFDFDLTFTIKSYTVSAIIDGYEQSADVTGWRFSDKAKTIIGRIRPNQRVLITDIKAVGPDGSVRDLNDINIKVK, from the coding sequence ATGGCCCACGGAAAAGAAACACCCAGGCAAAAAATGATAGGTATGATGTACCTAGTACTTACAGCTATGCTTGCGTTAAACGTATCGGCTGAAGTATTGGATGCATTCGTGCTTGTTGACCAAGGATTAATCCAAACGAACCATAGCTTTTCCTCCAAAAATGCGGATGCCTACAACGAATTTGACAAAGCATTTGCGCTAAACCCAGAAAAAGTCAAGCCGTGGAAAGATAAAGCGGATGAGATTCGAAAAAAGACGCAGGAGTTAAACTACTATATTGAGGAGCTTAAGGCACAGATAGTGTATGCTGCCGATGGAAAAGATGCAGCGGCGGTTACCGTAAAAAATGGTAAAGTTGTTGAGGTTGATGGTGATAAATTACTCAGTAAAGCAAATACCGATGCTGGCAGTAGAGTTATGCTTGGCAGCGATAAGAATGGAGAGGCGTATAATTTAAGAAAAAAGATAGCGGATTATAGAGATTATTTAAAAGGATTTATTACCGATAAGCAAAAGTTTGAACCCCTTGTGTCCTCCCTCAATATTTTACTTAATACAACCGATCCCCCACAAAAGGAGGATGGAACAACAAGAACTTGGGAAACGGGTAAATTTGAAAGTGTTCCTGTAGCCGCTGATTTGCCGATACTTACAAAAATGCAGCTTGACGTGCTCAACAGTGAAGCCGAAATAATAAGCTATCTCCTTCAGCAAATCGATGCTGGATCGCTCAGATTCAACAAGGTAGAGGCAATTGTGATTGCCAACTCCGACTATGTACTGCAGGGAAATGAGTACCAAGCACAGGTATTCCTAGCGGCCTCTGACTCCACACAGGATCCGAAAATATATGTGGGTTCTGTTGACTCAACAATAACGGCCGCTGGTACAAGAGATTACAGTATCAAAGGAAACTCTACTGAACTTCCTGTTAGTAAAGGAATTGGTATATACAAGGTTCGTATTCCAAAATCAGGAGTAGTGCACTGGGGCGGACTAATACAATTGGTCTCTCCAGATGGACGGTTGATTAAAAAACCGTTTAAGGCAACATTCCAAGTGGCGGTTCCATCCATTGTGGTATCACCAAGTAAAATGAACGTGCTCTACCGTGGCGTTGACAATCCGGTTGATATCTCCGTAGCCGGCGTTCCAATGGACAAAATACAGCCATTAATCGACAACGGGTCAATAAAAAGAGTTGGCAATGCCTTTGTTGTACAACCTGGTCCTGGAAAAATTGCAAACATTTCGGTCCTTGCAACCATCGACAACGCAAAGAAAAATCTTGGAAAAGTTCAGTTTCGTATAAAAAATGTACCTGATCCTACCCCACGGGTAATTGGCATAACCACTAGAATCGTTGATAAGGTTTACCTTACTGCGGCTGATGGTATTGCGGCAGAAATGCCACCCGATTTCGACTTTGACCTTACCTTTACCATTAAAAGTTATACCGTATCGGCAATTATTGACGGTTATGAGCAAAGTGCCGATGTTACGGGTTGGCGGTTTTCTGATAAGGCAAAAACAATAATTGGAAGAATTAGACCCAACCAACGGGTGCTCATTACAGATATTAAGGCGGTAGGCCCTGATGGATCTGTAAGAGACCTCAACGACATAAATATTAAAGTTAAATAA
- the gldN gene encoding gliding motility protein GldN: MRRSLRILFGLTTMVTVAASSYAQPIQKESLVQDGIYVKETITERKPIPYPSLREADVMWSKRVWRIIDLREKMNLPLYFPTQEMQDRKSLIQTLYSAIKKGEIVAYDPDVDDEFTTPMSFNECETKLGGGMVDVGKNEDGSPKTQYADPKWADIKEFLVKEEWYFDKKYSRMEVRIIGICPIRVYYKTVNTGDENADEENTGTLTKVKTFWVYFPEARKILANTTVFNDHNDAQRISFDDLFFFRRFESYIVQEGNVYNNRMINTYTLGGVPNMEESERIRNDIFDTEHDLWEF; this comes from the coding sequence ATGAGAAGGAGTCTCCGTATTTTATTTGGCCTTACTACAATGGTAACCGTTGCTGCCTCCTCCTATGCGCAGCCAATTCAAAAGGAAAGCCTTGTTCAGGATGGCATTTATGTAAAAGAAACCATCACGGAACGTAAACCAATACCATACCCATCGCTTCGAGAAGCCGATGTTATGTGGAGTAAGCGTGTTTGGAGGATAATTGACCTTCGGGAAAAAATGAATCTTCCCCTTTACTTTCCAACACAAGAAATGCAGGATAGAAAAAGTCTGATCCAAACCCTTTATAGTGCAATTAAAAAAGGTGAGATTGTTGCTTACGATCCTGATGTCGACGATGAGTTTACCACTCCGATGTCGTTTAACGAGTGCGAAACTAAACTCGGTGGAGGAATGGTTGATGTGGGTAAAAACGAGGATGGCTCACCTAAAACGCAGTACGCCGACCCTAAATGGGCTGATATTAAGGAGTTTTTAGTCAAAGAAGAATGGTACTTCGATAAAAAGTATTCCCGCATGGAGGTGCGTATTATCGGTATTTGCCCAATTAGAGTTTACTACAAGACTGTTAATACTGGTGACGAAAACGCTGACGAGGAAAATACTGGTACCCTTACTAAGGTTAAAACCTTCTGGGTATACTTCCCCGAGGCTAGAAAGATATTAGCAAACACAACCGTTTTCAACGATCACAACGATGCGCAACGCATATCTTTCGACGACCTATTCTTCTTTAGACGGTTTGAATCCTACATCGTTCAGGAAGGAAACGTATACAATAACCGTATGATAAATACCTACACCCTAGGCGGTGTTCCAAATATGGAGGAGTCGGAAAGAATTAGAAATGACATTTTCGATACCGAACACGACCTGTGGGAATTCTAA
- a CDS encoding mannose-1-phosphate guanylyltransferase, which produces MNKNHYCVIMAGGVGSRFWPLSRNAKPKQFLDILGTGRTFIQQTFDRFAAIIPVGNIMVVTSVAYKDIVLEQLPEIDESQVLLEPLRRNTAPCIAYANYKILERNSNAVIVVAPSDHLVLNETQFHNTILQGLTFAEANKSLITIGIKPTRPETGYGYIQINSGVPAPEAGIRKVKTFTEKPNLDMAKIFLKSGEFFWNSGIFIWSLTTILDSFRDLLPEVSSLFADGIGLYNSPKEEGFIRDIYSECRSVSIDYGIMEKADNVYVIMAEFGWSDLGTWGSLFINSQRDKLGNSVTGANVMSYGIKNCVVRVPDEKLVVLQGLSDCIVVESDGILLVCRMDDEQEIKSFVSDILIEKGEQYT; this is translated from the coding sequence ATGAATAAAAACCATTACTGTGTAATAATGGCTGGTGGCGTCGGAAGCCGCTTTTGGCCTCTTAGCAGAAATGCTAAGCCAAAACAGTTTCTCGATATCCTTGGCACAGGGAGAACCTTCATACAACAAACTTTTGACAGGTTTGCTGCCATTATTCCGGTGGGAAACATAATGGTTGTTACTAGCGTGGCCTATAAGGATATTGTCCTCGAGCAGCTTCCAGAAATTGATGAGTCACAGGTTTTGCTTGAACCACTGCGGAGAAATACCGCACCTTGCATAGCCTATGCCAACTATAAAATTCTGGAAAGGAATTCCAATGCCGTAATCGTGGTGGCACCTTCGGACCATCTGGTCCTTAATGAGACGCAGTTTCACAATACGATACTTCAGGGTCTTACCTTTGCCGAAGCTAACAAATCGCTAATAACCATAGGCATCAAGCCAACAAGGCCAGAGACGGGCTATGGCTATATTCAAATTAATAGTGGAGTTCCTGCTCCCGAGGCTGGTATTCGAAAGGTTAAAACCTTTACCGAAAAGCCTAATCTCGATATGGCAAAGATATTTTTGAAAAGCGGAGAATTTTTTTGGAATTCGGGAATCTTTATTTGGTCGTTGACAACGATACTCGATAGCTTTCGCGATTTATTACCTGAGGTTAGTAGCCTCTTTGCAGACGGTATTGGACTCTATAATTCACCCAAAGAAGAAGGGTTTATTCGAGATATATACTCTGAGTGTCGTAGCGTATCCATCGACTATGGCATAATGGAAAAGGCAGACAACGTATACGTTATTATGGCAGAATTCGGATGGTCTGATTTGGGAACGTGGGGGTCACTATTTATTAATTCGCAGCGAGATAAGTTGGGCAATTCAGTTACCGGTGCCAACGTGATGAGCTATGGGATTAAGAATTGTGTTGTCCGTGTTCCTGATGAGAAGTTGGTTGTTCTGCAAGGATTAAGCGACTGCATTGTAGTGGAATCGGATGGGATTTTGCTCGTTTGTAGAATGGATGATGAACAGGAAATTAAATCCTTTGTGAGCGATATTCTGATTGAAAAAGGAGAGCAGTATACCTAG
- a CDS encoding ABC transporter permease, with protein MELFHAIGDYVLLMKRVFSRPEKKLMYYRQVVKEIESLGVNSIGIVAIISAFMGAVITLQTAYNTESPFLPNYIIGVAARDSILLEFSSTIVGLILAGKVGSNIASEIGSMRVSEQIDALEIMGVNSASFLILPKIVATVLFNPFLTILSVLVGIAGGWSVGVFTGVITTESYINGIQYGFVPYYITYALIKTVVFAFLITTISAYYGFTVKGGSVEVGRSSTKAVVVASVAILLFNLILTQMLLK; from the coding sequence ATGGAACTGTTTCATGCTATTGGCGATTACGTTTTGCTGATGAAGCGGGTGTTTTCAAGACCTGAGAAAAAGTTAATGTACTATCGACAGGTTGTAAAAGAGATCGAGTCGTTAGGGGTTAACTCCATTGGTATTGTGGCCATCATATCGGCATTTATGGGTGCTGTAATTACCCTTCAAACCGCCTACAATACGGAAAGCCCATTTTTGCCAAATTACATAATTGGAGTTGCAGCCAGAGACTCCATTCTTCTGGAATTCTCATCCACCATTGTTGGGTTAATTCTTGCAGGAAAGGTTGGCTCCAATATTGCCTCGGAAATAGGTTCAATGCGCGTTTCCGAGCAGATTGATGCTCTAGAAATTATGGGCGTCAACTCAGCGAGCTTTCTTATTCTACCTAAGATTGTTGCCACGGTTTTATTCAATCCATTTTTAACTATCCTCAGCGTGCTAGTTGGTATTGCCGGTGGATGGTCGGTTGGTGTTTTCACTGGGGTAATTACCACCGAGAGCTATATTAATGGAATTCAGTATGGTTTTGTTCCATATTACATCACTTATGCATTAATTAAAACCGTCGTCTTTGCCTTTCTTATTACCACCATCTCCGCTTACTATGGCTTCACAGTTAAAGGAGGCTCGGTAGAGGTTGGCCGATCTAGCACAAAAGCAGTGGTGGTTGCCAGTGTGGCCATTCTGCTCTTCAATTTAATTCTTACCCAAATGCTTCTTAAGTAA
- a CDS encoding ATP-binding cassette domain-containing protein, whose product MIKAINLSKSFDSRLVLENISATFHQGKINQIIGESGSGKTVLLKSLVGLYPIDNGEIYYNDTLFSSIDRKERQNLRKKIGMLFQGGALFDSVSVLENVKFPLDMFTDMSEAEKLERANFCLQRVNISDSNKLFPSEISGGMQKRVAIARAIALNPKYLFCDEPNSGLDPRTATVIDNLIKEITEEYQITTIINTHDMNSVMEIGDKILFIYQGKKWWEGTREEILKTDNKELNQFVFSSSLTRAVKGKF is encoded by the coding sequence ATGATAAAGGCCATTAATTTATCTAAATCCTTTGACAGCAGGTTGGTGCTCGAGAATATCTCTGCCACGTTTCACCAGGGAAAAATAAACCAAATTATAGGAGAGAGTGGTTCCGGTAAAACTGTTCTGCTGAAATCGCTTGTTGGGCTATACCCTATAGATAATGGGGAAATTTACTATAACGACACCCTGTTTTCATCTATTGATAGGAAGGAGAGGCAAAATTTGAGAAAAAAGATAGGAATGCTCTTTCAGGGAGGTGCACTATTCGATAGCGTTTCTGTTCTTGAGAATGTTAAATTTCCGCTCGATATGTTTACGGATATGAGCGAAGCAGAAAAACTTGAACGGGCAAACTTCTGCCTTCAACGGGTCAATATTTCCGACTCAAACAAGCTCTTCCCTTCTGAAATTAGTGGTGGAATGCAAAAGCGGGTGGCCATTGCTCGGGCCATTGCCTTGAATCCTAAATATCTCTTTTGTGATGAACCAAACTCAGGCCTTGACCCCCGCACGGCGACAGTAATTGATAACTTAATTAAGGAGATAACGGAGGAATATCAAATTACGACCATCATCAACACGCACGACATGAACTCTGTAATGGAGATTGGGGATAAAATTCTCTTTATCTATCAAGGTAAAAAATGGTGGGAAGGGACTAGGGAAGAAATTTTAAAAACCGACAATAAGGAACTGAACCAGTTTGTTTTCTCCTCATCGCTGACACGAGCAGTAAAAGGTAAGTTTTAA
- a CDS encoding Crp/Fnr family transcriptional regulator, whose product MIVEDGKEIFVAGKGEVIAKQGDLVSHFIYLRDGLAKLSRRNTEGHEQIIGIASPLDFIGLLSLFSSSTYQYTITAIEDTELCMVNISAVEQLVLKSGTFARTLLEKMSIVSNKLLNTRLELNTRQLRGRIALIILMFADDVYKTNTFSLPISRKEIGDLIDMRVENVIRSLSEFRKDGIIRIEGTTIEILDKPMLEWLMLHG is encoded by the coding sequence ATGATAGTAGAGGATGGGAAGGAGATCTTTGTTGCCGGAAAAGGTGAGGTAATTGCCAAGCAGGGGGATTTAGTTAGCCATTTCATTTATTTGAGAGATGGATTGGCTAAACTTTCACGACGGAACACCGAGGGTCACGAGCAGATTATTGGTATTGCTTCACCACTCGATTTTATAGGACTTCTAAGCCTCTTCTCTTCATCCACATATCAATATACAATCACTGCAATTGAGGACACTGAACTCTGCATGGTAAATATTTCGGCTGTGGAGCAGCTTGTTTTGAAGAGTGGCACATTTGCAAGGACGCTGTTGGAGAAAATGAGCATTGTGTCTAACAAGTTGCTAAATACGAGGCTGGAGTTAAATACACGTCAACTTAGGGGACGAATTGCCTTAATAATATTGATGTTTGCTGACGACGTTTATAAGACCAATACTTTTTCACTTCCCATATCACGTAAGGAAATAGGTGATCTCATTGATATGCGGGTGGAGAATGTAATAAGAAGCCTTTCCGAGTTCCGGAAGGATGGTATTATTCGCATTGAAGGAACTACCATTGAGATATTGGATAAGCCAATGCTCGAATGGCTTATGCTCCACGGTTAA